Proteins from a single region of Strix uralensis isolate ZFMK-TIS-50842 chromosome 12, bStrUra1, whole genome shotgun sequence:
- the PDCD2L gene encoding programmed cell death protein 2-like isoform X1, giving the protein MAARPAVLLGLRDVAMAGPCRGGGQGPAWATNKLGGSADWVPSVRPGCPRCGLCGAALAHLVQVYCPLEGVPCHRLANVFACAGKRCWGAPGGWKVLRSQYLEPQGKETQDYSVKQKQESNFAAKDWCDEADDWGVCDGAESPACASLQLLGLNEAVSSSLSREMECTSQFQQLCLSEAMDGSGSLDTHSPVSEGMATFSSAPVFQSFYISVVDEEDYAGFLDTDHVDKLLKEYQQREGVDLEQLMSESFAGEGDNEKYEKSEVKSRDYTFHKFMKRISVCHEQILRYSWGGQPLFITCPPANIDKDIPACSNCGSNRIFEFQLMPALVSMLQSDSDLSVEFGTVLVYTCERSCWPTNHQTPLEEFVIVQEDPDQRLFK; this is encoded by the exons ATGGCGGCCCGGCCGGCCGTGCTGCTGGGGCTGCGCGACGTCGCCAtggcggggccgtgccgggggggcgggcagggccccgcCTGGGCCACCAACAAGCTGGGCGGCTCCGCG GACTGGGTGCCCTCGGTGCGGCCGGGCTGTCCGCGCTGCGGGCTGTGCGGGGCGGCGCTGGCCCACCTGGTGCAGGTGTACTGCCCGCTGGAGGGGGTCCCCTGCCACCGCCTCGCCAACGTCTTCGCCTGCGCCGGGAAGCGCTGCTGGGGAGCGCCCGGCGG CTGGAAGGTGCTGCGTTCCCAGTATTTGGAGCCACAAGGAAAGGAAACGCAAGATTACAGCGTAAAACAG aaACAAGAATCAAACTTTGCTGCAAAGGATTGGTGCGATGAAGCAGATGACTGGGGAGTCTGTGATGGAGCAGAATCTCCTGCATGTGCCTCCCTTCAGCTGCTTGGCTTAAATGAAGCAGTGAGCAGCTCCTTGTCCAGAGAGATGGAGTGTACATCCCAGTTCCAACAGCTTTGCTTGTCTGAAGCTATGGATGGGTCGGGTTCCCTGGATACGCATTCCCCAGTCAGTGAGGGAATGGCAACATTTAGTTCAGCTCCTGTGTTCCAGTCCTTTTACATTAGTGTGGTGGATGAGGAAGACTATGCTGGTTTCCTTGACACAGATCATGTGGATAAGCTATTGAAGGAGTATCAGCAGAGAGAGGGTGTTGATTTGGAACAGCTGATGTCAGAAAG TTTTGCAGGTGAAGGTgataatgaaaaatatgagaagagTGAAGTCAAAAGCAGGGACTACACATTCCATAAATTTATGAAAAGAATATCTGTGTGTCATGAACAGATTTTGAG atACTCTTGGGGTGGCCAGCCTTTATTCATAACGTGTCCTCCAGCTAACATTGACAAAGATATTCCAGCCTGCAGTAACTGTGGAAGCAACAGAATATTTGAATTTCAACTCATGCCAGCGCTGGTCAGCATGCTCCAGAGTGATTCAG ATCTGTCAGTGGAATTTGGAACAGTTCTAGTTTACACATGTGAAAGAAGCTGTTGGCCAACAAATCATCAAACCCCTCTTGAAGAGTTTGTTATTGTACAAGAAGACCCAGATCAgagattatttaaataa
- the PDCD2L gene encoding programmed cell death protein 2-like isoform X2 produces MAARPAVLLGLRDVAMAGPCRGGGQGPAWATNKLGGSADWVPSVRPGCPRCGLCGAALAHLVQVYCPLEGVPCHRLANVFACAGKRCWGAPGGWKVLRSQYLEPQGKETQDYSVKQKQESNFAAKDWCDEADDWGVCDGAESPACASLQLLGLNEAVSSSLSREMECTSQFQQLCLSEAMDGSGSLDTHSPVSEGMATFSSAPVFQSFYISVVDEEDYAGFLDTDHVDKLLKEYQQREGVDLEQLMSESFAGEGDNEKYEKSEVKSRDYTFHKFMKRISVCHEQILRYSWGGQPLFITCPPANIDKDIPACSNCGSNRIFEFQLMPALVSMLQSDSGVDL; encoded by the exons ATGGCGGCCCGGCCGGCCGTGCTGCTGGGGCTGCGCGACGTCGCCAtggcggggccgtgccgggggggcgggcagggccccgcCTGGGCCACCAACAAGCTGGGCGGCTCCGCG GACTGGGTGCCCTCGGTGCGGCCGGGCTGTCCGCGCTGCGGGCTGTGCGGGGCGGCGCTGGCCCACCTGGTGCAGGTGTACTGCCCGCTGGAGGGGGTCCCCTGCCACCGCCTCGCCAACGTCTTCGCCTGCGCCGGGAAGCGCTGCTGGGGAGCGCCCGGCGG CTGGAAGGTGCTGCGTTCCCAGTATTTGGAGCCACAAGGAAAGGAAACGCAAGATTACAGCGTAAAACAG aaACAAGAATCAAACTTTGCTGCAAAGGATTGGTGCGATGAAGCAGATGACTGGGGAGTCTGTGATGGAGCAGAATCTCCTGCATGTGCCTCCCTTCAGCTGCTTGGCTTAAATGAAGCAGTGAGCAGCTCCTTGTCCAGAGAGATGGAGTGTACATCCCAGTTCCAACAGCTTTGCTTGTCTGAAGCTATGGATGGGTCGGGTTCCCTGGATACGCATTCCCCAGTCAGTGAGGGAATGGCAACATTTAGTTCAGCTCCTGTGTTCCAGTCCTTTTACATTAGTGTGGTGGATGAGGAAGACTATGCTGGTTTCCTTGACACAGATCATGTGGATAAGCTATTGAAGGAGTATCAGCAGAGAGAGGGTGTTGATTTGGAACAGCTGATGTCAGAAAG TTTTGCAGGTGAAGGTgataatgaaaaatatgagaagagTGAAGTCAAAAGCAGGGACTACACATTCCATAAATTTATGAAAAGAATATCTGTGTGTCATGAACAGATTTTGAG atACTCTTGGGGTGGCCAGCCTTTATTCATAACGTGTCCTCCAGCTAACATTGACAAAGATATTCCAGCCTGCAGTAACTGTGGAAGCAACAGAATATTTGAATTTCAACTCATGCCAGCGCTGGTCAGCATGCTCCAGAGTGATTCAGGTGTTGACCTTTGA
- the LOC141948836 gene encoding fatty acyl-CoA hydrolase precursor, medium chain isoform X1: protein MAAGEDILLLSLILTVGVTALVATGQKAEQPEVVTKYGRIRGYQFKVDTAERSVNVFLGLPFAKPPIGPLRFSEPQPPETWKGVRDATSYPPMCLQDKVQGQVFSDSITNRKEKVLLQVSEDCLYLNVYTPVSTEKKEKLPVFVWIHGGGLVFGAASSYDGSALAAFDNVVVVTIQYRLGIAGYFSTGDQHARGNWGYLDQVAALQWIQENIIHFGGDSGSVTIAGESAGGVSVSALVLSPLAKGLFHKAISESGTAVRVLFTEQPEEEARRIAAASGCEKSSSAAVVECLREKTEEEIVQITLKMDLTTLQLCYTSPEKCEQPSFFISASADGVFFPKSPRQLLSEKVINAVPYIIGVNNCEFGWILPTIMKFPAYTDGLDKDVARQILQSSLALSFKDVTSEVVEQVYSEYIGKAENRAQVRDGLLNALGDPLFVLSAIEVARYHRDAGNPVYFYEFQHRPSSATGVVPEFVKADHTDEIAFVFGKPFLAGYATEEENKLSRTVMRYWTNFARNGNPNGEGLVHWPQYDLDERYLEIDLMQKAAKKLKERKMEFWTQLTKQVMNERREHTDL from the exons ATGGCAGCTGGAGAGGACATATTGCTGCTGTCCTTGATTCTCACTGTCGGGGTCACAGCGCTTGTAGCTACTG GACAAAAAGCAGAGCAACCAGAAGTGGTGACCAAATATGGGAGAATCCGAGGGTATCAATTCAAGGTAGATACAGCTGAGAGGAGTGTAAATGTCTTTTTGGGACTTCCTTTTGCTAAGCCTCCCATTGGACCACTGAGGTTTTCTGAACCCCAGCCACCTGAGACATGGAAAGGTGTCAGAGATGCCACTTCCTACCCACCAAT gTGTCTACAGGATAAAGTACAAGGACAGGTTTTTTCGGACAGTATTactaatagaaaagaaaaagttcttctCCAAGTGTCTGAAGATTGCTTATACCTAAATGTGTATACAcctgtttctacagaaaaaaaggagaagctgCCT GTCTTTGTATGGATCCATGGAGGTGGATTAGTTTTTGGAGCAGCTTCATCGTATGATGGCTCAGCATTAGCGGCCTTTGACAATGTGGTGGTTGTAACAATTCAGTACAGATTAGGTATTGCTGGATATTTTAG cactgGTGATCAGCATGCCCGAGGTAACTGGGGGTATTTAGATCAAGTAGCAGCTCTTCAGTGGATTCAGGAAAACATCATACATTTTGGAGGAGATTCAGGATCTGTCACGATCGCTGGAGAATCTGCAGGAGGAGTCAGTGTTTCTGCTCTT GTCTTATCTCCCCTGGCAAAGGGCTTGTTTCATAAGGCCATTTCAGAGAGTGGTACTGCAGTCAGGGTTTTGTTCACTGAACAGCCTGAGGAGGAAGCACGA AGAattgctgctgcctctggctgtGAAAAATCTAGTTCAGCTGCAGTAGTTGAATGcttaagagaaaaaacagaagaagagaTAGTACAAATAACACTAAAAATG GATTTGACAACACTGCAGCTGTGCTATACCTCACCTGAAAAATGTGAACAG ccTTCCTTCTTCATCAGTGCATCTGCAGATGGTGTATTTTTTCCAAAGAGTCCCAGACAATTACTATCTGAAAAAGTTATCAATGCAGTCCCATATATAATAGGAGTAAATAACTGTGAATTTGGATGGATACTTCCTACA ATAATGAAATTTCCTGCTTATACAGATGGTCTGGATAAAGATGTTGCACGTCAAATTTTACAGAGCTCCTTAGCATTATCATTTAAG GATGTTACTTCTGAAGTTGTTGAGCAAGTATACAGTGAATACATAGGGAAGGCAGAAAACCGTGCTCAGGTGCGAGATGGCCTTCTCAATGCATTAGGAGACCCTTTGTTTGTTCTTTCAGCCATTGAAGTGGCTAGATACCATAGAG ATGCTGGTAACCCAGTCTACTTTTATGAATTTCAACATCGACCAAGTTCAGCGACAGGTGTTGTACCAGAGTTTGTAAAAGCAGATCATACAGATGAGATTGCCTTTGTCTTTGGAAAGCCATTCTTAGCCG GGTAtgctacagaagaagaaaataaacttagCAGAACTGTTATGAGATACTGGACTAACTTTGCTAGAAATGG AAATCCCAACGGAGAAGGCTTGGTCCATTGGCCTCAGTATGATCTGGACGAAAGATACCTGGAAATAGACCTAATGCAAAAGGCAGCAAAGAAATTGAAAGAACGCAAAATGGAGTTTTGGACACAGCTCACAAAACAAGTGATGAATGAAAGGAGAGAACACACAGATTTATAA
- the LOC141948836 gene encoding fatty acyl-CoA hydrolase precursor, medium chain isoform X2, producing the protein MAAGEDILLLSLILTVGVTALVATGQKAEQPEVVTKYGRIRGYQFKVDTAERSVNVFLGLPFAKPPIGPLRFSEPQPPETWKGVRDATSYPPMCLQDKVQGQVFSDSITNRKEKVLLQVSEDCLYLNVYTPVSTEKKEKLPVFVWIHGGGLVFGAASSYDGSALAAFDNVVVVTIQYRLGIAGYFSTGDQHARGNWGYLDQVAALQWIQENIIHFGGDSGSVTIAGESAGGVSVSALVLSPLAKGLFHKAISESGTAVRVLFTEQPEEEARRIAAASGCEKSSSAAVVECLREKTEEEIVQITLKMPSFFISASADGVFFPKSPRQLLSEKVINAVPYIIGVNNCEFGWILPTIMKFPAYTDGLDKDVARQILQSSLALSFKDVTSEVVEQVYSEYIGKAENRAQVRDGLLNALGDPLFVLSAIEVARYHRDAGNPVYFYEFQHRPSSATGVVPEFVKADHTDEIAFVFGKPFLAGYATEEENKLSRTVMRYWTNFARNGNPNGEGLVHWPQYDLDERYLEIDLMQKAAKKLKERKMEFWTQLTKQVMNERREHTDL; encoded by the exons ATGGCAGCTGGAGAGGACATATTGCTGCTGTCCTTGATTCTCACTGTCGGGGTCACAGCGCTTGTAGCTACTG GACAAAAAGCAGAGCAACCAGAAGTGGTGACCAAATATGGGAGAATCCGAGGGTATCAATTCAAGGTAGATACAGCTGAGAGGAGTGTAAATGTCTTTTTGGGACTTCCTTTTGCTAAGCCTCCCATTGGACCACTGAGGTTTTCTGAACCCCAGCCACCTGAGACATGGAAAGGTGTCAGAGATGCCACTTCCTACCCACCAAT gTGTCTACAGGATAAAGTACAAGGACAGGTTTTTTCGGACAGTATTactaatagaaaagaaaaagttcttctCCAAGTGTCTGAAGATTGCTTATACCTAAATGTGTATACAcctgtttctacagaaaaaaaggagaagctgCCT GTCTTTGTATGGATCCATGGAGGTGGATTAGTTTTTGGAGCAGCTTCATCGTATGATGGCTCAGCATTAGCGGCCTTTGACAATGTGGTGGTTGTAACAATTCAGTACAGATTAGGTATTGCTGGATATTTTAG cactgGTGATCAGCATGCCCGAGGTAACTGGGGGTATTTAGATCAAGTAGCAGCTCTTCAGTGGATTCAGGAAAACATCATACATTTTGGAGGAGATTCAGGATCTGTCACGATCGCTGGAGAATCTGCAGGAGGAGTCAGTGTTTCTGCTCTT GTCTTATCTCCCCTGGCAAAGGGCTTGTTTCATAAGGCCATTTCAGAGAGTGGTACTGCAGTCAGGGTTTTGTTCACTGAACAGCCTGAGGAGGAAGCACGA AGAattgctgctgcctctggctgtGAAAAATCTAGTTCAGCTGCAGTAGTTGAATGcttaagagaaaaaacagaagaagagaTAGTACAAATAACACTAAAAATG ccTTCCTTCTTCATCAGTGCATCTGCAGATGGTGTATTTTTTCCAAAGAGTCCCAGACAATTACTATCTGAAAAAGTTATCAATGCAGTCCCATATATAATAGGAGTAAATAACTGTGAATTTGGATGGATACTTCCTACA ATAATGAAATTTCCTGCTTATACAGATGGTCTGGATAAAGATGTTGCACGTCAAATTTTACAGAGCTCCTTAGCATTATCATTTAAG GATGTTACTTCTGAAGTTGTTGAGCAAGTATACAGTGAATACATAGGGAAGGCAGAAAACCGTGCTCAGGTGCGAGATGGCCTTCTCAATGCATTAGGAGACCCTTTGTTTGTTCTTTCAGCCATTGAAGTGGCTAGATACCATAGAG ATGCTGGTAACCCAGTCTACTTTTATGAATTTCAACATCGACCAAGTTCAGCGACAGGTGTTGTACCAGAGTTTGTAAAAGCAGATCATACAGATGAGATTGCCTTTGTCTTTGGAAAGCCATTCTTAGCCG GGTAtgctacagaagaagaaaataaacttagCAGAACTGTTATGAGATACTGGACTAACTTTGCTAGAAATGG AAATCCCAACGGAGAAGGCTTGGTCCATTGGCCTCAGTATGATCTGGACGAAAGATACCTGGAAATAGACCTAATGCAAAAGGCAGCAAAGAAATTGAAAGAACGCAAAATGGAGTTTTGGACACAGCTCACAAAACAAGTGATGAATGAAAGGAGAGAACACACAGATTTATAA